The Canis lupus familiaris isolate Mischka breed German Shepherd chromosome X, alternate assembly UU_Cfam_GSD_1.0, whole genome shotgun sequence genome has a segment encoding these proteins:
- the ARHGAP36 gene encoding rho GTPase-activating protein 36 isoform X1, with translation MGGCIPFLKAARTLCPRIMPPLLLLSAFIFLVNVLGGAPGHNPDRRTKMISIHSLSELERLKLQETAYHELVARHFLSEFKPNRALHIDRPNTFEKWFLILRGQQRAVSLKTFGIRLEEVLVNELTRRKHLELIAAMEIEESTGQAAGRRRGNVVQRMFGRIRRFFSRRRDEPSLPREFTRRGRRGAVSVDSLAELEDGALLLQTLQLSKISFPIGQRLLGSKRKMSLNPIAKQIPQVVEACCSFIEKHGLSTVGIFTLEYSEERVRELREEFDQGLDVVLDDTQNVHDVAALLKEFFRDMKDSLLPDDLYMSFLLTATLKPQDQLSALQLLVYLMPPCHSDTLERLLKALHKITENCEDSIGIDGQLVSGNRMTSTNLALVFGSALLKKGRFAKRESRKTRLGIDHYVASVNVVRAMIDNWDILFQVPPHIQKQVAKRVWKSSPEALDFIRRRNLRKIQSARIKMEEDALLSDPVENSAEARAAVLGQSKPFDEGSSEEPAVPPGTARSHDDEEGAGNPPILEQDRPLLRVPREKEAKTGIGYFFP, from the exons ATGGGTGGCTGCATTCCTTTTCTGAAGGCAGCAAGGACACTGtgccccagaatcatgccccctTTGCTGTTATTGTCcgcctttatttttttagtaaacgTCCTGGGAGGAGCCCCAGGACACAATCCGGACCGCAGGACGAAGATGATATCGATACACAGTCTGTCGGAGCTGGAGCGTCTGAAGCTGCAAGAGACTGCTTACCACGAACTCGTGGCCAGACATTTCCTCTCTGAATTCAAACCTAACAGAG CTCTACATATTGACCGTCCAAACACCTTTGAGAAGTGGTTCCTGATTCTGAGAGGACAGCAGAGGG CTGTATCACTCAAGACATTTGGCATTCGTCTGGAAGAGGTGCTGGTGAATGAGCTTACCCGCCGCAAGCATCTTGAACTAATAGCCGCGATGGAGATTGAAGAATCCACCGGTCAGGCTGCAGGCCGTCGTCGGGGAAACGTGGTGCAAAGGATGTTTGGCCGCATCAGGCGCTTTTTCAGTCGTAGACGGGATGAGCCCTCCTTGCCCCGGGAGTTTACTCGCCGTGGACGTCGA GGTGCAGTATCTGTGGACAGCCTGGCTGAACTGGAGGATGGGGCCCTGCTGCTGCAGACCCTGCAACTTTCCAAGATTTCCTTTCCAATTGGCCAGCGACTTCTGGGATCCAAAAGGAAAATGAGCCTCAATCCGATTGCTAAACAAATACCCCAGGTTGTTGAGGCTTGCTGCAGCTTCATTGAAAAACATG gcttAAGCACAGTGGGGATTTTCACTCTGGAATACTCGGAGGAGAGAGTGCGGGAG cTCCGTGAAGAATTTGATCAAGGTCTGGATGTAGTGCTGGATGATACTCAGAATGTGCATGATGTGGCTGCACTCCTCAAGGAGTTTTTCCGTGACATGAAGGACTCGCTGCTGCCAGATGATCTGTACATGTCCTTCCTTTTGACAGCAA CTCTAAAGCCGCAGGATCAGCTTTCTGCACTGCAACTGCTGGTTTACCTGATGCCACCCTGCCATAGTGACACCCTGGAGCGTCTGCTGAAGGCCCTGCATAAAATTACTGAGAACTGCGAGGACTCCATTGGCATTGATGGACAGTtg GTTTCAGGCAACCGTATGACTTCCACCAATTTGGCTCTGGTGTTTGGATCTGCTCTCCTGAAGAAAGGGAGATTTGCCAAGAGGGAGTCCAGGAAGACAAGACTGGGGATTGACCATTATGTTGCTTCTGTCAATGTGGTCCGTGCCATGATTGATAACTGGGATATCCTCTTCCAG GTGCCTCCCCATATTCAGAAGCAGGTTGCTAAGCGTGTATGGAAATCCAGTCCTGAAGCCCTGGACTTTATCAGACGCAGGAATTTGAGGAAGATCCA GAGTGCACGCATAAAGATGGAAGAGGATGCTTTACTTTCTGATCCAGTGGAAAATTCTGCTGAAGCCCGGGCAGCTGTCCTTGGTCAGAGCAAGCCCTTTGATGAAG GTTCCTCTGAGGAGCCAGCTGTGCCTCCCGGCACTGCCCGTTCCCATGACGATGAGGAAGGAGCGGGTAACCCTCCCATTCTGGAGCAAGACCGCCCATTGCTCCGTGTGCCCCGGGAGAAGGAGGCCAAAACTGGCATCGGCTACTTCTTTCCTTAG
- the ARHGAP36 gene encoding rho GTPase-activating protein 36 isoform X2 — MAWILDCLFASAFEPRPRRVNVLGGAPGHNPDRRTKMISIHSLSELERLKLQETAYHELVARHFLSEFKPNRALHIDRPNTFEKWFLILRGQQRAVSLKTFGIRLEEVLVNELTRRKHLELIAAMEIEESTGQAAGRRRGNVVQRMFGRIRRFFSRRRDEPSLPREFTRRGRRGAVSVDSLAELEDGALLLQTLQLSKISFPIGQRLLGSKRKMSLNPIAKQIPQVVEACCSFIEKHGLSTVGIFTLEYSEERVRELREEFDQGLDVVLDDTQNVHDVAALLKEFFRDMKDSLLPDDLYMSFLLTATLKPQDQLSALQLLVYLMPPCHSDTLERLLKALHKITENCEDSIGIDGQLVSGNRMTSTNLALVFGSALLKKGRFAKRESRKTRLGIDHYVASVNVVRAMIDNWDILFQVPPHIQKQVAKRVWKSSPEALDFIRRRNLRKIQSARIKMEEDALLSDPVENSAEARAAVLGQSKPFDEGSSEEPAVPPGTARSHDDEEGAGNPPILEQDRPLLRVPREKEAKTGIGYFFP; from the exons taaacgTCCTGGGAGGAGCCCCAGGACACAATCCGGACCGCAGGACGAAGATGATATCGATACACAGTCTGTCGGAGCTGGAGCGTCTGAAGCTGCAAGAGACTGCTTACCACGAACTCGTGGCCAGACATTTCCTCTCTGAATTCAAACCTAACAGAG CTCTACATATTGACCGTCCAAACACCTTTGAGAAGTGGTTCCTGATTCTGAGAGGACAGCAGAGGG CTGTATCACTCAAGACATTTGGCATTCGTCTGGAAGAGGTGCTGGTGAATGAGCTTACCCGCCGCAAGCATCTTGAACTAATAGCCGCGATGGAGATTGAAGAATCCACCGGTCAGGCTGCAGGCCGTCGTCGGGGAAACGTGGTGCAAAGGATGTTTGGCCGCATCAGGCGCTTTTTCAGTCGTAGACGGGATGAGCCCTCCTTGCCCCGGGAGTTTACTCGCCGTGGACGTCGA GGTGCAGTATCTGTGGACAGCCTGGCTGAACTGGAGGATGGGGCCCTGCTGCTGCAGACCCTGCAACTTTCCAAGATTTCCTTTCCAATTGGCCAGCGACTTCTGGGATCCAAAAGGAAAATGAGCCTCAATCCGATTGCTAAACAAATACCCCAGGTTGTTGAGGCTTGCTGCAGCTTCATTGAAAAACATG gcttAAGCACAGTGGGGATTTTCACTCTGGAATACTCGGAGGAGAGAGTGCGGGAG cTCCGTGAAGAATTTGATCAAGGTCTGGATGTAGTGCTGGATGATACTCAGAATGTGCATGATGTGGCTGCACTCCTCAAGGAGTTTTTCCGTGACATGAAGGACTCGCTGCTGCCAGATGATCTGTACATGTCCTTCCTTTTGACAGCAA CTCTAAAGCCGCAGGATCAGCTTTCTGCACTGCAACTGCTGGTTTACCTGATGCCACCCTGCCATAGTGACACCCTGGAGCGTCTGCTGAAGGCCCTGCATAAAATTACTGAGAACTGCGAGGACTCCATTGGCATTGATGGACAGTtg GTTTCAGGCAACCGTATGACTTCCACCAATTTGGCTCTGGTGTTTGGATCTGCTCTCCTGAAGAAAGGGAGATTTGCCAAGAGGGAGTCCAGGAAGACAAGACTGGGGATTGACCATTATGTTGCTTCTGTCAATGTGGTCCGTGCCATGATTGATAACTGGGATATCCTCTTCCAG GTGCCTCCCCATATTCAGAAGCAGGTTGCTAAGCGTGTATGGAAATCCAGTCCTGAAGCCCTGGACTTTATCAGACGCAGGAATTTGAGGAAGATCCA GAGTGCACGCATAAAGATGGAAGAGGATGCTTTACTTTCTGATCCAGTGGAAAATTCTGCTGAAGCCCGGGCAGCTGTCCTTGGTCAGAGCAAGCCCTTTGATGAAG GTTCCTCTGAGGAGCCAGCTGTGCCTCCCGGCACTGCCCGTTCCCATGACGATGAGGAAGGAGCGGGTAACCCTCCCATTCTGGAGCAAGACCGCCCATTGCTCCGTGTGCCCCGGGAGAAGGAGGCCAAAACTGGCATCGGCTACTTCTTTCCTTAG
- the ARHGAP36 gene encoding rho GTPase-activating protein 36 isoform X3: MEIEESTGQAAGRRRGNVVQRMFGRIRRFFSRRRDEPSLPREFTRRGRRGAVSVDSLAELEDGALLLQTLQLSKISFPIGQRLLGSKRKMSLNPIAKQIPQVVEACCSFIEKHGLSTVGIFTLEYSEERVRELREEFDQGLDVVLDDTQNVHDVAALLKEFFRDMKDSLLPDDLYMSFLLTATLKPQDQLSALQLLVYLMPPCHSDTLERLLKALHKITENCEDSIGIDGQLVSGNRMTSTNLALVFGSALLKKGRFAKRESRKTRLGIDHYVASVNVVRAMIDNWDILFQVPPHIQKQVAKRVWKSSPEALDFIRRRNLRKIQSARIKMEEDALLSDPVENSAEARAAVLGQSKPFDEGSSEEPAVPPGTARSHDDEEGAGNPPILEQDRPLLRVPREKEAKTGIGYFFP; encoded by the exons ATGGAGATTGAAGAATCCACCGGTCAGGCTGCAGGCCGTCGTCGGGGAAACGTGGTGCAAAGGATGTTTGGCCGCATCAGGCGCTTTTTCAGTCGTAGACGGGATGAGCCCTCCTTGCCCCGGGAGTTTACTCGCCGTGGACGTCGA GGTGCAGTATCTGTGGACAGCCTGGCTGAACTGGAGGATGGGGCCCTGCTGCTGCAGACCCTGCAACTTTCCAAGATTTCCTTTCCAATTGGCCAGCGACTTCTGGGATCCAAAAGGAAAATGAGCCTCAATCCGATTGCTAAACAAATACCCCAGGTTGTTGAGGCTTGCTGCAGCTTCATTGAAAAACATG gcttAAGCACAGTGGGGATTTTCACTCTGGAATACTCGGAGGAGAGAGTGCGGGAG cTCCGTGAAGAATTTGATCAAGGTCTGGATGTAGTGCTGGATGATACTCAGAATGTGCATGATGTGGCTGCACTCCTCAAGGAGTTTTTCCGTGACATGAAGGACTCGCTGCTGCCAGATGATCTGTACATGTCCTTCCTTTTGACAGCAA CTCTAAAGCCGCAGGATCAGCTTTCTGCACTGCAACTGCTGGTTTACCTGATGCCACCCTGCCATAGTGACACCCTGGAGCGTCTGCTGAAGGCCCTGCATAAAATTACTGAGAACTGCGAGGACTCCATTGGCATTGATGGACAGTtg GTTTCAGGCAACCGTATGACTTCCACCAATTTGGCTCTGGTGTTTGGATCTGCTCTCCTGAAGAAAGGGAGATTTGCCAAGAGGGAGTCCAGGAAGACAAGACTGGGGATTGACCATTATGTTGCTTCTGTCAATGTGGTCCGTGCCATGATTGATAACTGGGATATCCTCTTCCAG GTGCCTCCCCATATTCAGAAGCAGGTTGCTAAGCGTGTATGGAAATCCAGTCCTGAAGCCCTGGACTTTATCAGACGCAGGAATTTGAGGAAGATCCA GAGTGCACGCATAAAGATGGAAGAGGATGCTTTACTTTCTGATCCAGTGGAAAATTCTGCTGAAGCCCGGGCAGCTGTCCTTGGTCAGAGCAAGCCCTTTGATGAAG GTTCCTCTGAGGAGCCAGCTGTGCCTCCCGGCACTGCCCGTTCCCATGACGATGAGGAAGGAGCGGGTAACCCTCCCATTCTGGAGCAAGACCGCCCATTGCTCCGTGTGCCCCGGGAGAAGGAGGCCAAAACTGGCATCGGCTACTTCTTTCCTTAG